One genomic region from Strix uralensis isolate ZFMK-TIS-50842 chromosome 5, bStrUra1, whole genome shotgun sequence encodes:
- the MED21 gene encoding mediator of RNA polymerase II transcription subunit 21 has translation MADRLTQLQDAVNSLADQFCNAIGVLQQCGPPAAFNNIQTAINKDQPANPTEEYAQLFAALIARTAKDIDVLIDSLPSEESTAALQAASLYRLEEENHEAAGRLEEVVYRGDMLLEKIQSALADIAQSQLKTRSGTHSQPLPDS, from the exons ATGGCGGATCGGTTAACGCAGCTGCAGGATGCGGTAAACTCG CTCGCAGACCAATTCTGTAATGCCATTGGAGTGTTGCAGCAGTGCGGCCCCCCAGCCGCCTTCAACAACATTCAGACAGCAATAAACAAAGATCAGCCTGCTAATCCAACGGAAG agtacGCTCAACTGTTTGCAGCATTGATTGCAAGAACTGCAAAAGATATTGATGTTCTAATAGATTCCCTGCCTAGTGAAGAATCAACAGCAGCTTTGCAG gctgCTAGTCTGTATCgattagaagaagaaaatcaTGAAGCAGCTGGCCGTCTGGAAGAGGTAGTTTATCGTGGGGATATGCTACTGGAGAAGATACAGAGTGCCCTGGCAGATATCGCGCAGTCACAGTTGAAGACACGGAGTGGAACGCATAGCCAGCCCCTTCCGGACTCGTAG